From one Rattus rattus isolate New Zealand chromosome 15, Rrattus_CSIRO_v1, whole genome shotgun sequence genomic stretch:
- the Dctn4 gene encoding dynactin subunit 4 isoform X2 → MASLLQSERVLYLVQGEKKVRAPLSQLYFCRYCSELRSLECVSHEVDSHYCPSCLENMPSAEAKLKKNRCANCFDCPGCMHTLSTRATSISTQLPDDPAKTTMKKAYYLACGFCRWTSRDVGMADKSVASGGWQEPENPHAQRMNKLIEYYQQLAQKEKVERDRKKLARRRNYMPLAFSDKYSLGTRLQRPRAGASISTLAGLSLREGEDQKEVKIEPAQAVAEVEPLPEDYYTRPVNLTEVTTLQQRLLQPDLQPVSASQLYPRHKHLLIKRSLRCRKCEHNLSKPEFNPTSIKFKIQLVAVNYIPEVRIMSIPNLRYMKESQVLLTLTNPVENLTHVTLLECEEGDPDNINSTAKVVVPPKELILAGKDAAAEYDELAEPQDFQDDPDIVAFRKANKVGIFIKVTPQREEGDVTVCFKMKHDFKNLAAPIRPMEESDQGTEVIWLTQHVELSFGPLLP, encoded by the exons ATGGCGTCCTTGCTGCAGTCGGAGCGGGTTCTCTATCTCGTCCAAGGAGAAAAGAAGGTTCGGGCCCCGCTCTCACAGCTCTACTTCTGCCGCTACTGCAGTGAGCTTCGATCGCTGGAATGTGTGTCACACGAG gTGGACTCTCATTATTGTCCCAGCTGCTTAGAAAACATGCCATCAGCTGaagccaaattaaaaaagaatag ATGTGCCAACtgctttgactgtcctggatgCATGCACACCCTCTCCACCCGAGCTACAAGCATCTCCACACAGCTTCCAGACGACCCAGCCAAAACCACTATGAAGAAAGCCTATTACTTGGCCTGTGGATTTTGTCGATGGACATCTAGAGATGTGGGCATGGCAGACAAATCTGTAG CTAGTGGTGGTTGGCAAGAACCAGAAAATCCTCACGCACAACGG ATGAACAAGTTGATTGAATATTACCAGCAGCTTGCTCAGAAGGAAAAGGTTGAACGAGATCGCAAGAAACTGGCACGGCGAAGAAATTATATGCCTTTGGCTTTTTCG GACAAGTACAGCCTTGGGACCAGGCTTCAGCGACCACGAGCTGGTGCATCCATTAGTACACTTGCCGGACTTTC CCTTAGAGAAGGAGAAGACCAGAAGGAGGTAAAGATTGAGCCCGCTCAGGCCGTCGCTGAAGTGGAGCCTCTGCCTGAAGACTATTACACACGACCAGTGAACCTGACAGAGG TGACCACCCTTCAGCAGCGCCTCTTACAGCCTGACCTGCAGCCTGTCTCAGCCTCGCAGCTGTATCCTCGACACAAGCACCTTCTGATCAAACGGTCCCTGCGCTGTCGG aaatgtgAACACAATTTGAGCAAGCCAGAATTTAATCCAACATCTATCAAATTCAAAATCCAGTTGGTTGCTGT CAATTATATTCCAGAAGTGAGAATCATGTCGATCCCCAATCTTCGCTACATGAAG GAGAGCCAGGTCCTCTTGACTCTTACAAATCCAGTGGAGAACCTCACCCATGTAACTCTGCTGGAGTGCGAAGAGGGGGACCCTGATAACATCAACAGCACTGCTAAG GTGGTGGTGCCTCCCAAAGAGCTCATCTTAGCCGGCAAGGATGCAGCAGCAGAGTACGATGAGCTGGCAGAGCCCCAGGACTTCCAGGATGACCCTGA CATTGTAGCTTTCAGAAAAGCCAACAAAGTAGGCATCTTCATCAAAGTCACCCCACAGCGTGAGGAAGGGGACGTGACCGTGTGCTTCAAGatgaaacatgattttaaaaacctGGCTGCCCCCATCCGCCCTATGGAAGAAAGCGACCAGGGCACAGAAGTCATCTGGCTCACTCAGCATGTGGAACTGAGCTTTGGCCCTCTTCTTCCTTAA
- the Dctn4 gene encoding dynactin subunit 4 isoform X1: protein MASLLQSERVLYLVQGEKKVRAPLSQLYFCRYCSELRSLECVSHEVDSHYCPSCLENMPSAEAKLKKNRCANCFDCPGCMHTLSTRATSISTQLPDDPAKTTMKKAYYLACGFCRWTSRDVGMADKSVASGGWQEPENPHAQRMNKLIEYYQQLAQKEKVERDRKKLARRRNYMPLAFSQHTIHVVDKYSLGTRLQRPRAGASISTLAGLSLREGEDQKEVKIEPAQAVAEVEPLPEDYYTRPVNLTEVTTLQQRLLQPDLQPVSASQLYPRHKHLLIKRSLRCRKCEHNLSKPEFNPTSIKFKIQLVAVNYIPEVRIMSIPNLRYMKESQVLLTLTNPVENLTHVTLLECEEGDPDNINSTAKVVVPPKELILAGKDAAAEYDELAEPQDFQDDPDIVAFRKANKVGIFIKVTPQREEGDVTVCFKMKHDFKNLAAPIRPMEESDQGTEVIWLTQHVELSFGPLLP, encoded by the exons ATGGCGTCCTTGCTGCAGTCGGAGCGGGTTCTCTATCTCGTCCAAGGAGAAAAGAAGGTTCGGGCCCCGCTCTCACAGCTCTACTTCTGCCGCTACTGCAGTGAGCTTCGATCGCTGGAATGTGTGTCACACGAG gTGGACTCTCATTATTGTCCCAGCTGCTTAGAAAACATGCCATCAGCTGaagccaaattaaaaaagaatag ATGTGCCAACtgctttgactgtcctggatgCATGCACACCCTCTCCACCCGAGCTACAAGCATCTCCACACAGCTTCCAGACGACCCAGCCAAAACCACTATGAAGAAAGCCTATTACTTGGCCTGTGGATTTTGTCGATGGACATCTAGAGATGTGGGCATGGCAGACAAATCTGTAG CTAGTGGTGGTTGGCAAGAACCAGAAAATCCTCACGCACAACGG ATGAACAAGTTGATTGAATATTACCAGCAGCTTGCTCAGAAGGAAAAGGTTGAACGAGATCGCAAGAAACTGGCACGGCGAAGAAATTATATGCCTTTGGCTTTTTCG CAACACACTATTCATGTAGTG GACAAGTACAGCCTTGGGACCAGGCTTCAGCGACCACGAGCTGGTGCATCCATTAGTACACTTGCCGGACTTTC CCTTAGAGAAGGAGAAGACCAGAAGGAGGTAAAGATTGAGCCCGCTCAGGCCGTCGCTGAAGTGGAGCCTCTGCCTGAAGACTATTACACACGACCAGTGAACCTGACAGAGG TGACCACCCTTCAGCAGCGCCTCTTACAGCCTGACCTGCAGCCTGTCTCAGCCTCGCAGCTGTATCCTCGACACAAGCACCTTCTGATCAAACGGTCCCTGCGCTGTCGG aaatgtgAACACAATTTGAGCAAGCCAGAATTTAATCCAACATCTATCAAATTCAAAATCCAGTTGGTTGCTGT CAATTATATTCCAGAAGTGAGAATCATGTCGATCCCCAATCTTCGCTACATGAAG GAGAGCCAGGTCCTCTTGACTCTTACAAATCCAGTGGAGAACCTCACCCATGTAACTCTGCTGGAGTGCGAAGAGGGGGACCCTGATAACATCAACAGCACTGCTAAG GTGGTGGTGCCTCCCAAAGAGCTCATCTTAGCCGGCAAGGATGCAGCAGCAGAGTACGATGAGCTGGCAGAGCCCCAGGACTTCCAGGATGACCCTGA CATTGTAGCTTTCAGAAAAGCCAACAAAGTAGGCATCTTCATCAAAGTCACCCCACAGCGTGAGGAAGGGGACGTGACCGTGTGCTTCAAGatgaaacatgattttaaaaacctGGCTGCCCCCATCCGCCCTATGGAAGAAAGCGACCAGGGCACAGAAGTCATCTGGCTCACTCAGCATGTGGAACTGAGCTTTGGCCCTCTTCTTCCTTAA